The Bacillus sp. Bos-x628 genome segment AAACGGTTTGTCAAAGATATGCCGGCTCTCAAGAAATTTAAGGATATGCGGCTGCCAAAAAGCATGGTATGGTATTATTTACTCACACTGCTTTTGATGCTGATTCAAACAGAAAAAGGCAGTTTTTTATGGCTTGTTCAAACGAGTGCGTTTCAAATTTTATTTATTTTAGTGTTTATTCAGGGGTTTTCTTTTATCTTCTATTATTGCCACGAAAAAAACATTTCAAAAGTGGTACCCATTTTTGCCATTGTGTTAACGATATTATTACCCCCAGTGGGTATGATAGTTCGTATTCTGGGGATTGCCGACATAGGCTTTGATTTGAGAGATAAAGTAAAAAACTAATAATTCACTCTGAATGTTGAGGAGTTGATATCAGTGCCAAGCTTCTATAGAAAACCCGTCATCAAGTATCCGATCTTCGCTTTAGTTGTACTTGCGGTGGTCACAATCCTCCTCAACCTTTATTTTAATTGGATCATAGGAGGGGTCAGTCTTTTATTACTTGCAGGTGTGCTTTACTTCTTAAAGTGGGCGGACAAACAAGTACAAAAAGAGATTGACTCATATATTTCAACATTATCCTATCGAGTTAAAAAGGTTGGAGAAGAAGCATTAATGGAAATGCCCATTGGCATAATGCTTTTTAATGATCAATATTATATTGAATGGACAAATCCATTTCTCGCTTCGTGCTTTCATGAAAGTACACTTGTCGGCAGATCCTTGTACGATACATTTGAATCGATTGTGCCTCTGATTAAACAGGAAGTAGAGACAGAAAATGTGACGCTGAACGACCGGAAATTCAAGGTGATTATTAAGCGAGCAGAGCGTCTTTTATACTTCTTCGATGTAACAGAGCAGGTACAGATTGAAAGGCAATATGAAAATGAACGAACGGTGCTGTCTTATATCTTTTTAGACAATTACGACGATGTGACGCAAGGTCTTGATGATCAGGTGCGTAGTACCATTAATAGTGAAGTCACTTCCTTATTAAACAATTGGGCACAACAATACGGCATTTTCCTGAAGCGCATTTCTTCTGAACGTTTTATAGCTGTATTAAATGAGAGCATCTTAGCAGAGCTTGAAGCGTCGAAATTCTCTATATTAGACGAAGTCCGAGAAAAAACAGGGGCACATAGCGCCACGTTAACTCTTAGTATCGGAATTGGTGCGTCTGTTCCTTCCTTAAAAGAACTTGGTGCACTTGCGCAATCGAGTCTTGATCTTGCTCTCGGGCGAGGCGGGGACCAGGTAGCGATTAAACAGCCGAACGGTAAAGTGAAATTCTACGGCGGAAAAACAAATCCAATGGAGAAACGGACACGAGTACGGGCACGGGTCATTTCACATGCATTAAAAGAAATCGTGTCTGAAAGCGGTAATGTGATGATCATGGGGCATAAGTTCCCAGATATGGACTCGATTGGTGCATCTATCGGTATTTTAAAGGTCGCACAGGCCAATGGAAAAGAAGGCTATATCGTCATTGATGCTAACCAGATTGGGGATAGTGTTCAACGCTTAATTAGTGAAATTAAGAATTATGAAGAACTTTGGTCTCGCTTTATTACCCCAGAGGAAGCGATGGAGCTTGCAAAAGATGACACATTGCTTGTGGTGGTCGATACGCATAAGCCGTCACTCGTAATGGAGGAACGACTGCTCAATAAAATTGAACATGTTGTTGTCATTGACCATCATAGACGGGGCGAGGAATTTATCCGTGATCCTTTACTTGTGTATATGGAGCCATATGCTTCATCCACTGCAGAGCTTGTCACAGAGCTATTAGAGTATCAGCCGAAGAAATTACGCATCAACATGATTGAAGCAACTGCACTTCTTGCTGGGATTATTGTTGATACGAAGAGCTTCTCGTTAAGAACAGGTTCTAGGACGTTCGATGCTGCCTCTTACCTGCGTGCAAAAGGAGCAGATCCT includes the following:
- a CDS encoding DHH family phosphoesterase gives rise to the protein MPSFYRKPVIKYPIFALVVLAVVTILLNLYFNWIIGGVSLLLLAGVLYFLKWADKQVQKEIDSYISTLSYRVKKVGEEALMEMPIGIMLFNDQYYIEWTNPFLASCFHESTLVGRSLYDTFESIVPLIKQEVETENVTLNDRKFKVIIKRAERLLYFFDVTEQVQIERQYENERTVLSYIFLDNYDDVTQGLDDQVRSTINSEVTSLLNNWAQQYGIFLKRISSERFIAVLNESILAELEASKFSILDEVREKTGAHSATLTLSIGIGASVPSLKELGALAQSSLDLALGRGGDQVAIKQPNGKVKFYGGKTNPMEKRTRVRARVISHALKEIVSESGNVMIMGHKFPDMDSIGASIGILKVAQANGKEGYIVIDANQIGDSVQRLISEIKNYEELWSRFITPEEAMELAKDDTLLVVVDTHKPSLVMEERLLNKIEHVVVIDHHRRGEEFIRDPLLVYMEPYASSTAELVTELLEYQPKKLRINMIEATALLAGIIVDTKSFSLRTGSRTFDAASYLRAKGADPVLVQKFLKETVDRYIKRAKLIQHTELYQNHVAIASLPPDSSEYYDQITIAQTADSLLSMNEVEASFAVARRDERTVCISARSLGDVNVQIIMEALEGGGHLTNAATQIYDITVEEAVEKLKDAIDEYFEGGIQR